CCCAAGTGCCATTATGATCGAGTGCATTCATTTCCTCAATCATAGCAGCACGCCATCCAGAATGAGCCAAAGCTTCACCAACAGTTTTTGGAATGGAGATAGAGTCTAAAGTGGCAACAAAAGCACGAGAAGAGACGGACAATTTATCATAAGAGACAAAGGAAGCAATAGGGTATGTACATTTACGTTTACCTTTTCGAAGAGCAATCGGTATATCAGAATCTGAATCGGAAGATTGAGTATCATGAATATTACCTGAAACATTGCTCAGTGACTCACCGGGAGAATCTACCGACGATGACTGTGGCTCAGGAGCGGGCGCTGATTTAGGACGGGGGCGTCGACTGTATACATATTGAACATGGTTAGTTTGTTCTGATGGTGTGGGGTCTGGTGTGGGCTCTGGTATGGGATCTGTTGTGGGATCTGGTATGGGATCTGGTGTAGGATCTGGTGTAGGATCTGGTGTGGTTACTTTCATGCTATATCTCAATAAGTCATCACTCTCCTCATGATTGCGAGAAATGGATGTGGGAAAGAACGGTAATTCTTCTTGAAATGTGACGTCTCTGGAAACAACATATCGTTGGAGAGTTGGTGAAAAACATCTATACCCTTTCTGAAGATGAGAGTATCCTAGAAAGACACATTTAATAGATTTAGGATCTAATTTGGTTAGGTGAGGTTGGGTGTCTCGAACAAAACAAGTACTACCAAATATCTTAGGCTCGATTGGAAACAAGGATTTTGTGGGAAATAAGATACTATATGGGATATCACCATTAAGAACTTCAGACGGCATGCGATTTATAAGAAAGCACGCAGTTGATACGGCATCAGCCCAAAAAGGTTTTGGAACATTCATTTGAAATAATAGTGCTCGGGCCACCTCAAGAAGGTGTCTATTTTTTCGTTCCGCCACCCCATTTTGTGCTGGTGTATCAACACATGATGACTCATGCATGATACCTTCTTGAAGCATATATGATTTAAATGACTCTGAGAGAAATTCTTTTGCGTTATCACTTCTCAGAGTTAGAACAGAagtatgaaattgtgtttttacttCGGCAACAAAGGAACAAAAATGAGTAAACACTTCAGAGCGACTTTTCATTAAATAAAGCCATGTAACACGAGAGTAGTCATCAATAAAAGTAACAAAATATTTAAAACCAGATTTTGATGTCACAGAACACGGACCCCAAACATCAGAATGTACTAATTCAAATGGACGCAACCCGCTTATTGACTCTAGGGCTTAAGTGGACCCGCTGATGCTTAGCGAACTGACAAGACTCACAATATAAAGAGGATAAACCGAAAAACTCAGAACATAGTTTCTTCAAATTCTGTAGAGAAGGATGACCTAACCGACAATGCATCATAAGAGGAGAGGATGACTTTGAGCATACTAATGAGCGGGGAATTTTTGTTGTAGTTTCAAGTATGTAAAGTCCATCAGATACCCGTCCTTTACCAATAATCTGTTTTGTCGAGAGATCCTGAAAGATACAAGAGTCAGGAAACAGTAAGGCTACACAATTTAAGTCACGAGTAAGTTTGCTGACGGATAGCAAGTTAAATGAGAAATTGGGTAGACATAAAACGGATGATAAAGATATAGATGGAGTGAGGTTGATAGTGCCGAAACCAAGAACAGGGGAGGTGGTACCATTTGCAATTGTGACATAAGATGTGTGGGTATTGAAGTCAGAGTAAAGATGGTTATTACCTGTCATATGATCTGAGGCACCAGAATCAATGACCCATTTGAAGGCTGATGATAAGAGACACTTGTCATTACCTGTTTCGGCAAAAGCAACAGTTGAAGTAGTAGGTTTCGCAGATTCTTTCAATCGTGTATATTCAGCATACTCGTTGGCAGAAATAGTGACTGTGGAGGAAGATGCAGCATGTGCTTAGAGATTATTCCTCATATTTTGAGTTTGCAATTTCTTGCAATATCGTTTAGTATGTCCAAGTTCATGACAATAAAAACACTCCACACTTGAATTAGTGGGTTCTTCCGTTATTCTATCAGTATGACCTCCTCTTGAACTTCCTCGATAACTTCCTCGATAATCTCCACGAGACCTCCCTCCTCCTCTAAATCCTCCACGACTGACAAGAGTAGTGTTGTGCTCAGAAACTTGAGGTGTTTTAACATCCTCATGACGGAGGACACGAGCAAACGTTTCTTGAAGAGAGGGAATTGTAGACTCGTTCAAAAACTGGGACTTAATAACATCATGTACTGGTCGTAAACCTGTTAGAAAGCTCATGACCGCTATTTGCTCCTGTTGTGTCTGCATAGTCTTAATATCAGCACTCAAAGGCATCACAGAGTTAAACTCCTCATATATTTTCTTAAATTCCATAACATAAGCCAGTAAAGATCGATCGTGTTGTTCACCGCGATGAAAAGATTTGCACACATTAAATATTCTAGAGATATTGCTCTTTCCAGAATATAGAAAATCGAGATACTCCATAAGCTCTTTTACATATTCACAATGATTTACCAAAGAAGTAACCGAAGATTCAATGGAATTCATAATTTGAAGAAAGAGTCTGGCATCATTTTGTAGCCACAGATCTCGTGTATCATCTTTAGGAGGTTCGGAAGTAAGATGAGAATCTTTTCCCATGCTCCTAAGATATACACGGATTGTCTTACTCCATTCAAAGAAGTTAGACCCATTAAGTTTATTGTCGGTTAAGCGAGCTGCAATAGGAATAGTCTCGCTTAAATTACAATCTATTTTTTTTTCATCgctcattttttttttataaaaaataaaataaaattaaaatatagcTTAAACTAAAAAATACGGATAAAAAACAAGTTTAAGCTGTTTGGTAAAGTTTTAATAAATATCTTTACTCTGACTCCACTTGGTAGTGGACATAAAAGAGAACTTTACAGAGAAATAGCAATCGACCTGTTCCTttctccttttttttttctttctgttttcttCAACTAGCAATCGGAGTAATATTCCAGAAACAAGTAATCGGAATCACGAGGTTGACGATCAGACAAGAAAACCGGCGGTGGAGAGTGATCCACGCGCCCTCACGCGCCGGCGAGTGGCGGCGACAGGTGGTGATAGGCGGCGCGTGGGGTGACTTACGGCTGTCGGAAGTTTTTCGTTTTTTTTCCAGAAATGCAATTCGGGACCTTCTGGGACGTTTGGCGGGGGTGGTGAGATCTGAAAGTGACTTTAAAATGTTCAAATTTGGAGACAGAAGTGGTGGCTGCGGGTTGGGTTGCGGgtggttatggtggtggtggtgacttaCAGACTAGACTCAAACACTCATATgtacgctctgataccatgtaattTAACATCTAAACTCTCTTTAATCTCATCTCATTTCATTGATTATTTACAACATACAACGAGGATATATATAGACCCGAGCACTGCCCAATAAATGCACCAACACAACTAACTACATTAATTACACCGACtcaactaactacattaattgcaccgacTACCTCCTAACATTAAATGTGTATACGTATGTCTTATGCATTGTAACACTGCAAAAGTTTCAGCTACAATGTGCTTTTTCTTTGTTGATGGTAGTCTTTGAACTACTTAGTGAATATATGCTTTTCTCATAAAAGATAGTGTTAAACTATTCTTGATCTACTTCCTTTTGTCAAATCTACGATGTCTCTAACAATTCTAATCATTTTGTTAAGCAGGTATTACAACATTACATTTTTTATAGTGTATATGGTTGGTGATTTTGATATGTTATCCAAAATATGTCAAGTGGTTTATGATTTTTTTCTTTAAAGATTTTGATATTGATTATTTTAGACTTTTGAAGATGGAAGAAGTTGCTCTACAATAAAGAGATTTCAAAGAAGTACATATCTACAACTATGGATAAGAAGAAATATGAGGTACGAAAATTTCTTTTACTTTTGTAGTTTACTAACCTATCTACCAAGTATCATTTCTATATTTGCGTTTTTATGATTTTGAGCCTTATTGATTATAAGTGGTAAAGTCACTACCTCTACAAGttttatatgaatatagatttgAGGTTCGGTAGAGAATTGGATGTTCAGAAGACAAGTACCATGCAATTAAAGCATTTTGTTATGGCTTATTGCACAGAAAACATAGTTTGTTAACTACCTCTATTTTTAACCATTAACACATATTTTTTGAAGGAAAACTTCAAAGTGTAGTCCATGGGAATTAAACTTGGGCCTCACTTCCGATAACACATATAAACTTAAAGAAATGTGGTACTAAATTATCTATGAACATCAAAATTTCAAATTGTCGAATAGTTGTTTATATGCAATGTGAGTGATGTTATTTAAGTATTGTAGTTGTCCACTTTCCATGTGTAAGCAATAATCATTCTCTGTTAATTCTTGAAACTACCTTTTAAGTTTATATACGgttataataaaaagaaaaaaatcgaGGTATATGTCAGAGGAAGAGCGAGTAGAAAGTTAAGTTTATATACAGTGGTTGAATTGAAAGTGGCAAAGCAGATATCTTTCAAGGAATATGTTAGAGGAAGAGGAGTAGAAAGTTAAGATTTGCCAAATGCATTGATCACCTCCCACTTAAAGGTAACAAAATCTACATGAGGCAAAATGAGTGGGTCAGATCAATTTACAGGTTAGTTGCAGAGTCTCTTTGTAGGTGTTAAAAGTTTTGGTCAATTTACATAGATATGCAGTTATTCACTTTCATTTAATCTGATGGTTATTGTATTTAACTTGCATTCTAATGCTACCATTCTTTCTGTAGGTTGAATGTATCTGAAGAATTATAAGTTGTTAGTTTGGTAAGCTTCATACTGTGCATTTGTATTTTTCTATTTGCTAGAAGGTTATATATTGTGAATTTAGAAGAATGATGTGTATATTCTTTTATGCAAGGAACGTGTTCGAAGAAATAGACGGAGGAGAATTCGCTTATATAGTCCCGGGTATGGTGTCCATCCTTTATTTCATCCCTATCGTGACTGTGACTTGGAAACTGAAGATGTTTTTTCTTTTATACTTTTGGTTATTTATGTCTTTACAGTATGGTGCTTTTTAAACAATATTTATTATTACGTAACATATGTTACATGATGTGTACAAGATTACAATCACAAAAAAATTATGAGTATATCTTTTTAGAATGTTCATTTTAACAAACCCATGAATTCACGGGTCTTTTAACTAGTTTTTATTATCTTACGGTAAATTGTCAAATCCCACATGAAGAAGATggagttaattaattaaaaataagtTCCTAGACGAATATACGAAGATGAAAATCATCTTCTCGCATGACGAATATTAAAAATGCCGCAAGGAAACCTAGAATCAATAATCAACCATTCGTTCCAGATGCACGTCATGTGCAAACCAAAGTAATAAAAGGATTCCAATTCTCACTGGAGACACAAAGAAAAGGCATTGTCAAATCTCCATGGTGATGGCGCGGGAAGAGGTAAAGCTGGCGGTGAAAATAAGGGGGCGTCATGTTCAAATTCGATTAATACTGAGGGTGTATATGAATTTGGACGCTGATTAGGGTTAAAATGGAAGAGGAAATCCTCTGAGCAGTAAGTGTTTCCATCAAATCTTACTTTTTTATTTTCCTAGAATGAAAATTATTTCATATAATATTAGAGGATTCGGTGTCGCGAAAGATAACAGATTTGGCTGGACGAAAAAGATGATTGTAAAGGACGACACTAACCATTTCGAGGCATGTGACTTGATTAGGCTTGATTGTGTTATCGGTATCATAGAGAAGTGGAAGAGCAATGGTATTATTCTTAACGTCATCAATGTTTATGGACCACATGATGACGTAAAGAAACAAAGATTATGGGATTCATCACAAAACTTGTAGAGGATCGTGATGAGGCATGGGTATTATGTGGTGACTTTAATGAGGTTAGGGATCAATCGGACCGACTCAATTATGTATACGTTGATAGTAGAGCGGCATGTTTGAATAATTTCATACACTCGAGCAACTTAATAGATATTTCGATTGGTGGAAGGTTTTACACGCGCGTTAGTGATGATGGCACCAAGTTTAGCAAACTATATCGCTTTCTTGTTTTGAAAAACTTCTATCTATCATGGGGTAACCTATCTGCTGTGGCAATGGAAAGGACAAGTTTTGATCACTGTCCTATACTTCTAAAAGATGAGGTG
The window above is part of the Rutidosis leptorrhynchoides isolate AG116_Rl617_1_P2 chromosome 1, CSIRO_AGI_Rlap_v1, whole genome shotgun sequence genome. Proteins encoded here:
- the LOC139840347 gene encoding uncharacterized protein codes for the protein MSDEKKIDCNLSETIPIAARLTDNKLNGSNFFEWSKTIRVYLRSMGKDSHLTSEPPKDDTRDLWLQNDARLFLQIMNSIESSVTSLVNHCEYVKELMEYLDFLYSGKSNISRIFNVCKSFHRGEQHDRSLLAYVMEFKKIYEEFNSVMPLSADIKTMQTQQEQIAVMSFLTGLRPVHDVIKSQFLNESTIPSLQETFARVLRHEDVKTPQVSEHNTTLVSRGGFRGGGRSRGDYRGSYRGSSRGGHTDRITEEPTNSSVEFTISANEYAEYTRLKESAKPTTSTVAFAETGNDKCLLSSAFKWVIDSGASDHMTGNNHLYSDFNTHTSYVTIANGTTSPVLGFGTINLTPSISLSSVLCLPNFSFNLLSVSKLTRDLNCVALLFPDSCIFQDLSTKQIIGKGRVSDGLYILETTTKIPRSLVCSKSSSPLMMHCRLGHPSLQNLKKLCSEFFGLSSLYCESCQFAKHQRVHLSPRVNKRVASI
- the LOC139840354 gene encoding uncharacterized protein, with the protein product MGFITKLVEDRDEAWVLCGDFNEVRDQSDRLNYVYVDSRAACLNNFIHSSNLIDISIGGRFYTRVSDDGTKFSKLYRFLVLKNFYLSWGNLSAVAMERTSFDHCPILLKDEVENFGPKPFDIFDVWLDEDGIDRVIMDMWSEIVIVGTRKDCIFKLLNVKKKHLV